The segment GGTTCAAGTGTGTTTGTACAGGAGCACTGTGTGAAATTTCCAAGATATCAACCTCTCTGTGCTTAGTGCGTAGAACAGACTGACGGTGACAaggaatgcacacacacacacagataaccTCACAGGAGTGTGAACTCATCATGAGTCTGGGTCCAGTCCATCTGACAGCTATgcaaacaaaagcaggaaaCCTCGGGTTCCCAGAAATCAGGAAAAAGGTCTGTGTGGTGCGAAAACTGTGACTTGGAGGAGCCAGCGGCCCAGACGGTGACTCATGACAGGAGACAGTCGTGTGTTGAAACTGATATGACAAGTTGACGCTTTACTCATTTCCCTGGGTCTGCAGCGTTGAGGgttagagaggagaggaaacaaggatACCCCACCACCAGAGCCATCCGGTGCCTCATGACACCCCTTTAACCTTGGGGTAGACTGATGACGCACGCGGTGCACAGAGGAATCCCAGGCATCTGAGCCTCAATTGGACAAACGCAACATAAAGACATGCGTTGAGACCCTGTATGCGACAGGTCTACGAATACAGACCCCAGCAGATACCATTCAGATTTAAATGTCCTTATTGTATGATCCTTGCAGACAATACATTTCTTTACTGCAGACAATACTTGACCCAGCATTCCCTCTGCCTTGTTAGAGACAACACAGCAGAGTTTTCGGTTCACTGCACATGGATCCTCTCACAAGAGGATGAGCTGGAgatggaatgtttttttaacttgttCCACTCAATAGACAGGCCTCATCTACTGTACCATATGAATGTACCGACCCCCACGGAGgcagcagtggagctgctggccattgttttatagttttgttGGTTGTTGTTCAAGCGAGGCTATGTAacttttgaaagaaaaaagaaatgcattatACTCATACAGAAGAAAAGTTCAATTTGTTAGCATTAAAATGCACCTCTGCTCGCTTCTCAGGGTCGATGAGCACTGCTGTGTAACTGACATTACAGAGTCTGTTAACTCATTTAATGACTAGTATTTCTGATGTCTTAATAGTTGTCATTTTCCTGCAAACTCACTTGTgacaatagactgtatatataagatggacgacgcgtctccacttcatcccactatccagaactgaagccaaaatatccaagATACGAatactgccatcttgtgcctaTGACATGAAGTCGTGCCACAGTCTGAGCAGTAGCGATCTGgggtctcagctgtcaatcatgacgtctcagctcgtttttattgcatcagataacttcaaaccaaactcatcagagAGATTAGAACTACTGAAACTCACTACCTACACTAACAGACATCTTtgaaatttttttatttgatgtgtaatttgagtttggtccatgtcccatccgctaacatggaggaggcggccTCTTATGTCCTGTACTGCAGctagccactagggggcgatcaagacgatttggcttcacttttaggagccgtcatgccgtccatctttatttacagtctatggttgtgaCTGGTCTTTTTAAAGTATCTTTTTGATGCTTCTAACAACAGTTAAGCTGTTATTGTGTGACGTGATTAATACCTGGGATTTGTCTCAATTGGATTTTACTTTTCAAgtactacaaaataaaagtaaaataaaatgcattttcttcatGAGTCAAatattctttttctttaaaggtGGCCATAAAGTCCATCAGAAAGGAGAAGATCAAAGATGAGCAAGACCTGGTTCATATCCGCAGAGAAATAGAGATCATGTCCTCGCTGTGCCACCCGCACATCATCACCATATATGAAGGTACAGTATGGAAAACTGTGGtgactgtatttgtttgtgtgtttgcgtgcatgtTTGGGGCTTTGTGTCATTGTTTACCTTTCAGAGGTGACTGGAGGCACATGCGGAGTGAAATGCAATACCTGGAAAAAAGATGGATCTCAATCAGCCTCTGTTTCAGAGTCAGAGTTTGGTCACGCAAAGTCTTTGTGCTGAGGGCCGACACTCGGTTACATAAGTGTGGGCACCCTGTCGAACCCAGCGAGCGCTGCAGGATATTGTGCAGGGCCTCGTGTCTTCCACTGCCCCTCACGCCTGATGAGATGGTCATCGCTGAGtgtttctcctgctctgtgtgtttgttttcagtgcatTTATCACGGGGGCCCAATTTATCCTAATCAATGTGAACAATGGGTTGTAGAGGAAGATCTGCCATCTGCGGACACATCCCAATTCAAAATAACTACAGCGATAGTGCTGCAAAAGGATCTGCACTGTCCAGTTTCCTCTTTACATTGCAggtttaaagataaaaaaaaatcccagaaagttttgttttatttggtagatttaaaacattattgAATGAAGtgttctcttgtttttgtgtctttcagtgtTTGAAAACAAGGACAAAATTGTGATTGTGATGGAGTACGCCAGCAGAGGGGACCTTTACGACTACATCTGTGACAAGAAACGCATCTCTGAGCGGGAGGCCAAACACTTCTTCAGACAAATAGTATCAGCTGTACACTACTGTCATCAGgtaataaaaacatgtcaagTTGAAAACAGAAAGTAGACTCTAGGTGGAATCTTTAATTGGTAGAGCTCCGTGTATTAGCCTTGTCAAATCCTCACTCTTGGCTGCTACGTCAAACCTAATGACGCAGAGCTCCACTAGCTGCCCggctcctttttctttttcctcccgAGGGCACTCGCACCCCCAAAGTTATATAATGGGCATTATTCAGTGTCAGCCCGCTGGTCTGAACAGGGAGGCTGTGAGAACGATGCAGGGCTAAATGAACAGTTGGTTCTGTGGAGAGCTGGCGTCAGGGCTAAAGGCCAGCCGtcccaccacacacatgcatgggCTCACTGTTTAATGAGGGTGTGATGGAACAGAAGGGCCATGCATgtgcgcgcacgcacacacacacacacacacacacacacacacacacacacacacacacacacacacacacacacacacacacacacacacacacaatcagttgTTCCTGCCGTCCAGAGCTGACTGATAATGAACGTTTATAGTGCAGCTCCTCAGAACTGCGCGGCATTTATGTTTGTTAAGGAACAATATTTGCAGAGTGAACTGTCCTGTTATTATCTCTGTGAACCATCCGTCTCGTTTCACTTTTACTGATGTCTtgacaaatatttaactttccCTTTGTAAAGACGTTAGGAAAAAGGCCATATAAACGCCCTCTATCTTATCTATTACTTATGACGGTGAAGGTGATGATATCTAAAAATGTGCCCATGCGTTTCTTCAAGTCTACATCTTAACAATGAATGTTACATGACACAAAAGAATGTGTCCGTTGCTTTAACCAGTGCCCAAAAGGCGAGAAGTAGCTGACCTGCATTTTGTCCGagcaaaacaaatgcaaacgGTGGCTGAGTCAAAGGTATTCCCCCCCGCAGAGTGCAGGACAATGAAGCATAGCTGACGTActagaaaaaaaatcttcactCTGTTCTGAAGAATGCACTCTGACCCAGTAAAGACTAATCCTTTTTATGTAAGATACACAACTCTGAGTAAACCGATGTGTAATGACCCTGGTGCAACATTtatcattgtaaaaaaaatatataaagtatattgttttgaatatatattttttgtctaCCCTTTCAGAATGGAATAGTACACCGGGACCTGAAACTGGAGAATATTTTACTAGATGGCAACGGCAATGTTAAGGTATTTATGAGTAACAAGcccctgctcacacacacacacacacacacacacacacacacacacacacacacacacacacattcactgttATTGTCATTAAATATCATCTTtcttgcttttttgtttttttttggggggggggggggtatgtaATTCATTGTGTAAGGGTAAAGTTATAAATGTGTGGTGTTTATTACAAaggtaaaataaagaaactttCAATACTTTTTCCACAAATTCTTGTGCATAAAAGATGACTTGCTATTAAATCTTTAAAGAGGGTATTTGAAAATGTAACTTTTCAGTGTTTTGGAACATTTATTGGAGTCTCTGGAGTAGGTACTGATTCAGAAATCAATTAGGGGAAGTGATGCCAATGGAAAACTTTTAGGATATTATCTTTATTAATCTGATCTAACTTGGCTCTTGTTTCTTGTTCTCGGCAGATCGCAGATTTCGGCCTGTCAAACCTTTACCGTGGCGACGAGTATCTTCAAACTTTCTGTGGCAGTCCTCTCTATGCCTCCCCAGAGATTGTCAATGGTCGGCCGTACCGTGGGCCAGAGGTGGACACTTGGTCTCTTGGTGTGTTGTTGTATACTATGGTTCATGGCACCATGCCATTTGATGGAAACAACCACAAGATGTTGGTCCAGCAGATCAGCACAGGAAACTACCGGAAACCCATTAACCCCTCAGGTGAGTTTTTCAAGGGGGGTGACATTATTTTTTTGTGTCTACTTCGCTTTGCAAtttattttgttacattttcGATCTTCCCTTAATTTCTAATTTCTCTCAGATGCATGTGGGCTTATCCGTTGGATGCTCATGGTGAATCCTGAGCGCAGAGCCACAATAGAAGAGATTGCCGGACACTGGTGGCTCAACTGGGGTTACCAGCAGCCTTTACTggcagagacaaagagcagCACAGCAGAGCAGACCTCCTCGACAGTCTCTCCATCCCCATCACACCCTGCGGGGCTGGCCGGCGTCGCTAGTTGGCTGCGTCGCACATCCAGGCCTTTGCTTGAGAACGGCTCCAAGATGCGCTGCCTACTCCGCTCGCaggctggtggaggaggggaCGTAGTGCGGCAGCGCTCCCTGCGAAGGTCGCGAAAGGAAAACAACATCTCCCAGACCGTTCACGAAGGCGGCACAGACAGTCGTCCCTCAAAGGGAATTCTAAAGAGACGCAACAGTGTGAAACAGAAAGCGATGAGCGAAACCCCAGTCCCAGGTCCAGTGGAGCCGCCGAATATTTTGGGCTTGTCCGCACCATCTACTGCCCCTTCAGCTGAGTTAATGCCTCGCAAAGGTATCCTGAAAAAGCCCACCGAGCAAGAGTCAGGATACTACTCGTCCTCTCCTGAGAACAGTGACTCTGGCTTGGTACCAAAAACTAAACAATGCCCTTCAGCGCCAACCTACAGGAAGGGCATCCTCAAGCGAAATGGAAAGTTCTCCACAGGCGGGCTGCAGGAGTTTGGCTCTCTGGACCAGCTGGCAGCCTCTTTACCGCATGGGGGCGGCAGGTCGAGACCAAGTGGGGCCATCAGTGAGGACAGCATTCTGTCCTCAGAGTCCTTTGACCAGCTGGATCTGCCGGACCGTGTGGGACTGTCCACACAGATGGACAAACCAGCCAAGGCCAGCATGAGAGGGAGCGTGTCTGCGGACAACCTGCTGGATATCCAGGAAGACGGGATTCTTGGGGATGGGCTGCGGCGGCCCTGGAACTGCTACTATGAGCCCGGAGTGGCCGACAGCGCCTTCTCCATCACTGACTGCGATAATGTAACGGAGGCATACAAACAGGCCATGGTTATACGAGGCTCTGCAGCAAGCTGAAGACCCACCATTAGCAAAGGACGCTGACTAAAGAATTGTCTTTTCGTTCAGTATTTTTATGACATGACTCAACTACTGAAGACATGACAGCTAAAGTGCAACATGCGAAACTACCAGCGCGTTAAATCGTTTTTTGGCTAACTTAAGGAATTGCACAGCACCAAAAATGGAGGAGGCTTCTTGTTAAACACCAGATTGTATTTAAAATGGTGGATGTTAAAGGATGCTTTTGAAAATAACCAGATGGatcaatattttttaacaaaactgACAGTTGGAAAAAGTCCATTTCAAAGATTCTCAGGAGACGGGGGGGGCTGCGGTTTGTCAGTTGGGGACATGAGAGAAAATCCACATTGAAACCAAAACACTGGTCTGAGTTTTCAGAACTTTTACTTAGTAAATTAGAAAACTGTCTTTTGACAGAGTCACTGTAGAACTGGGGTTTAATATCGTTTTTATTGCTTAGATGGCAGAATACTTAGTCTGTGTCGGTTCATTGTCTACAGGTCAGTTTGATAACCTTCTTACGGTTTCATCGCTCTTTTGGATTCTAGATTTCTGGTCATTGATCACCTGTCAACTTTATGTTTCTCCAGGATCACAGCAGTATCACAGGTTTAATGTTAGGACGGCTTCATGCACCATGTACAACAGATTTCACTAagtttaaaatgacatttcatgGAAACCAAAGAATTCATGTTATTCTATCGTTTTGGTCGTCTTTATTTAAAGAGCTGGAAAAAAGTGCCAAGTggacgtttgtttgtttgtttgttgcaggGACTTCAGCTCTcagagaggttttttttaaatctgctttttaaaataatttgtttggaTAATGACTTGAATAATTATCATGGCACAATTGAGTCACGACAAGTGTAACCAGCAGAACCTGCTTTGAGCTCCCAAGCCTGTGATGTTATTAAGTGCAAAGGTGgcctctgactgtgtgtgtgtgtgtgtgtgtgtgtgtgtgtgtgtgtgtgtgtgtgtgtgtgtgtgtgtgtgtgtgtgtgtgtgtgtgtgtgtgtgtgtgtgtgtgtgtgtgtgtgtgtgtgtgtgtgtgtgtgtgtgtgtgtgtgtgtgtgtgtgtgtgtgtgtgtcagttttcaCATGAGAGGTGGGGCAGATTAAGTCGAATTCCATGGGCAGAAGTTGGAATTTGAAAAACAGCAACTTGCATTTGAAAGTAAACCATGAGCCGCAGGAAATTGGTGCACGCTGTGTGCAGTGTGGCGCTGACACCTTTCAACTGAGTTTTGAGGATCAGTGTAGCTCGGGTCAAATTGAACTTAGTGTATTAATTTGATAGCCACCGTGGGAGGTTCAGCCGTTCAGAGACGGATTCAAAGTTAACTTAGCTGCATCCTGATGGCTCAAACCATTACAGCTTAGATTCCAAATTCTAAATCATGCAGACTAATGATTAACATTATGTTTGACAAGATTGTGTATTTCATGTTTGACAGTTTTCTGGTTCCTGCTTTCTGAAATACCCCCTGGTGGTCAGAGATGGGTACATCAGTATTCTGCTGTTGTGTCTGAACTTAATCTTAATATAACCTTTAACCATACAATTCATTTACCAGCTGTCATTTGGGTATGAAGACCATACAACAGGAATTGCCCAACATGCTTTGTTACAAATTTTAATGTTAAGAAATTTTGGGCTCACCATGAGGCTCATCAGTTTAAAGTACTTAAGCACAAGTAACCGAGGAAGTGCCTAATCCCAACTGGACTCTGGAGGATTGTATGAGGAAGGAGCTTTTCTTATTATCACTGAAAACTGGTTTATTTAAAAGTGATGTGTGACACAGGGAAAGCATGGAGTCATATGTGTATAATTTAATGTGCATCTGGCTCtgcttgtatttttttttttttctttgactgcAACAAAAACCTTGTTTGCCAAAGTGAACTGGCTTATCATTTCTAAGAGCATGTGATCTGCCATGTTATTGTGCCCGGGATGaggaaatcaataaaaataaaaaaaatgacagaactCTAGTGCTGGTTTATGTTGTTACTGATCTTCTGCACATACGCACTTTTATATCACAGAATTTCTTTATAGTCACAAGGGAATTCAAGACtgcaaaacatacatttaaacagaaacaagtatatataaaactaaatattacaACTTCACCAAAACTCAGACAAATGTCATATGGATAAAAATACATATGAATAGAAAATATCAcaattaaaatgtgcaaaaattgCTGTAAGGATTTAGTGCAATTAAACTCATTAGCACAAAACTGTTGAAAAAATTAAATCACAATCATGTTTTTCAAAGTTGCTTCcgcaaatacaaaacacagcaacaggatgaacatttaaaacagatCTCATCGCCAATCTGCCTGGCTTTTAGTCCTCTCGTTCTCTGCTGcacttttaatatttatctgGTCTATTCGAGGCAGTGAGGAGTGTTTTCGCGAGATTTCCTGGGGTGATGTCAGCAGGGTCAATGCATCGTCCTGGATGTCAGCAGGGGTGGAGCTGATCTCTGAGCTGCGTGATCTCTATCCGCAAACACCgtcctgagagagggagggcaggCTGAGATCCAGCACACTCCCCAGCTGATTGTAGCAGAGAAGGAGCGAGTTCTGTTCAGGgtcagatttaaaaacacaagcagaCGTTCATCATTGTGTCATGAACAGACTCGTCCTTATGGATTTGGACCGATAACAGCTTGTTTGTACTTCGCCGACTGTTTGATCAAAGTTCTTGCTAAATGATCCCAAACACGCCGCTGAGTTTTGACAACAGGGCAAAGTCGGAAGAGATAATATCTGAAAATGTCAGTTAAACATTAAACTTACCAGATCAATGGCCAAAAGGTTGGCCAAAAGCTTCATGACCGAATCAGAGGAGACGGCAGCGTCCTCTAACTTTACCCTCTGCATGGTGACGCTCACACAGGCACAGGCAACAGTGGAGGGCAGGAAGGTGGAGAACCTGTGGTCTGAAGATACACCCAATGTACACAATAACTGTCGGACTAATTAGCAGTGATAACAGTGAGAAGGTCAGTAAAAGTTGGATGttgacatacagacagatggatgCCTCCATTGTAGACACACCCTGACAGACAAAAGGAAGAACTCAAAACCAGGCATTTCCCAAAACCTGATAAACTGACACAATACCCTAATTGCTTGAGGCAGGAGAAGCACTGAGACAAAAAGTCAGCCATTCAATCCCTCCTCAGACACGTTTTGAATGGGTTTACACTGTCGGGAGCCAGGAATCGTCTTCATTTTATGGGTTGTAATGTCATTGTGTGTCTAAACCAGCCCTAACTGACTGGGATCTGTTGCCTCGGGCGGCATCACAGAGATTTGTGGGAAATCAGCCAGCTGAAAGGTCGGGGACGCAGGTCTTTCACAGCAGACAATACAGGATAACACAAACTCAGCTCTCTGTCTCCTAAATGAACTGCTGACACATCGTAATCAAAGCTTTGTGCCCATTGTTCACCACGTGGAAAGTCATTTAATTTCACCAGTCACCTTCAGTGCTCACTAACAAAAAAAGGTTCTCATTCTTTCTATCTTTTATAAAAGGGTGTaagaatgtttttattgcacTGGAATAATAAATTGGAATAATTGAATGCTGTAAAAATTACGCATTTTGCCAACTGTTGAATTTTACTTGTAAAAACCATCTCAAGTGTTGGTAACTGACTTGCGTAACTCACCAGTGGCAGCCAGAGCAACGTAGGAGTGAAAACGCCTGCGCACGTTTGGGAAGTGGAGGGGCCGAACAAAAGGGAGAGCGTGGAGAATCGGCTCCAGGAAGTCAGAGGGAACCACGGAGGCCAGACACCAGTCCAACCTGGACACCACCGCCATCTCCCACTGCTGcagcaagcacacacacacacacacattcctctcaACCAAAATCCCACTGCAGGAACACTTGCACAACAGACGTACTGATACAAATTTTTGAGtccgatacctggactttggCCAATTCTGAGTGCCGATCTGAGtgccagtgcatttaaaaatcaaaacaacttGTATAACAGTTTAACAGTTGTATGCTACTAACCCCGTTTGGAAGTGATGATTTCTATCATTGTTGAATGggctttgaaaaacaaatttagAGAATGAATGCCATAGAACTTTTGTTATTACAGTATCTAGTTTGGAGGTCATACCTGAAAATTAATAGATAAATCTGCAAATACACAACTCCACAAGTTTGTTTGTTATCTTTCTAGCTTTGAGGCTGTCTTTGTGGAATTTATTGCATAATTCAAATTCAGTTTCCAAAGTTTGCCGCTGTCCTTATTTCCCTTCACCTTGGTGAAGTCACGTATGATGACGTTTTTTCAAATACTTAATGAGATTGTTAGTGATGTTATTTAGCAACACTGTAGGGCCACCCCTCGTCTTGCATATGGTACACGTcgctgttttacttgtgggaatTGTGAAATATTGCCAAATTGATGACATTTTAGCTAGATCCGGCTAATGCTACACTACGGGACTTCACTTCTTCGCCAGCAGAGCATACCTGCAGTTTTTGAGcggcaaagaagaagtgataggctggaaaagaaaatctgaatatactttaaagacgtgGGCTCGGACCAGTACATAGAGTTGCATATTTGCCAAAGCCAAATCCTGTATTTTCGGCATTATCGGAGGCATTTACCATGTAAAGTATCGGTACCAGAACATTTCTTAACTAACACGTGATGCAGGAGTAATTAACTATATCAAATTATTCAAAGGGACAGACATGGGGGGGCGGGAGAACCTCTGGTCTACAGTGTTAATGATGAGATGCAGCAAAGACAAACCCCTTTTAAACAAAGTGACATGTGCATCTTTTCACTTCTTATATCATGCATATAACTGTAGTAGAGGTGAGCTCTTTACCAGGATGTCCGACACTGATAATGAGTTGTCTGCGTAGATGCAAAGCATGCTGGCAGTCAGGGGGACGGTCTCCCTCATCTTGGAGGCCAGGGACATGCAGGCGGTCCCTAAAGCCTGCAGGTGGCGCCTATCGATGGCGCATGCGCTCAGGTACGAGTCCAGGTAGTGCGTGGCCAGCGGAAACACCTCGTGCTCACACAGCTGCTCCTCACACACCTGTCTGACACAAAGACACTTCACCAGAATCACAGAAATGGCGCTGGATTAGAGTTTGGTGACAGCGTGGCAGAGTAGAGCACCTGTAACATCCACACCGCCAGAGTCCTCCTCATGTTCGGCTTTATGTCCGCCTGCCCCACTCGGTCCGAGTCGGGGGACACGCGGCCGGGCCTCTCCAGGGCCGCCAAGGTGCGCAGTGCCCGGGGGTCGTCGGTCACCGCGGGGTCGCTGTGCGCCCGGGTGATCCAACCACGGTCCGTTTCACCGGGGACATCCGAGGAGCCATTTTGAAGCTTTAGATCAATTTGTAAAGAAACATTCAATGTGTAATCAAAGTGACA is part of the Hippoglossus hippoglossus isolate fHipHip1 chromosome 5, fHipHip1.pri, whole genome shotgun sequence genome and harbors:
- the nuak2 gene encoding NUAK family SNF1-like kinase 2 → MEVSTAARPPSTCRPTFGGVSADENTSAAGRAPSQVPGKKQAVKRHHHKHNLKHRYEFLETLGKGTYGKVKKAKERSGRLVAIKSIRKEKIKDEQDLVHIRREIEIMSSLCHPHIITIYEVFENKDKIVIVMEYASRGDLYDYICDKKRISEREAKHFFRQIVSAVHYCHQNGIVHRDLKLENILLDGNGNVKIADFGLSNLYRGDEYLQTFCGSPLYASPEIVNGRPYRGPEVDTWSLGVLLYTMVHGTMPFDGNNHKMLVQQISTGNYRKPINPSDACGLIRWMLMVNPERRATIEEIAGHWWLNWGYQQPLLAETKSSTAEQTSSTVSPSPSHPAGLAGVASWLRRTSRPLLENGSKMRCLLRSQAGGGGDVVRQRSLRRSRKENNISQTVHEGGTDSRPSKGILKRRNSVKQKAMSETPVPGPVEPPNILGLSAPSTAPSAELMPRKGILKKPTEQESGYYSSSPENSDSGLVPKTKQCPSAPTYRKGILKRNGKFSTGGLQEFGSLDQLAASLPHGGGRSRPSGAISEDSILSSESFDQLDLPDRVGLSTQMDKPAKASMRGSVSADNLLDIQEDGILGDGLRRPWNCYYEPGVADSAFSITDCDNVTEAYKQAMVIRGSAAS
- the ccnd3 gene encoding LOW QUALITY PROTEIN: G1/S-specific cyclin-D3 (The sequence of the model RefSeq protein was modified relative to this genomic sequence to represent the inferred CDS: substituted 1 base at 1 genomic stop codon), which gives rise to LKVDSLAARSSDCCHFDYTLNVSLQIDLKLQNGSSDVPGETDRGWITRAHSDPAVTDDPRALRTLAALERPGRVSPDSDRVGQADIKPNMRRTLAVWMLQVCEEQLCEHEVFPLATHYLDSYLSACAIDRRHLQALGTACMSLASKMRETVPLTASMLCIYADNSLSVSDILQWEMAVVSRLDWCLASVVPSDFLEPILHALPFVRPLHFPNVRRRFHSYVALAATDHRFSTFLPSTVACACVSVTMQRVKLEDAAVSSDSVMKLLANLLAIDLNSLLLCYNQLGSVLDLSLPSLSQDGVCGXRSRSSEISSTPADIQDDALTLLTSPQEISRKHSSLPRIDQINIKSAAENERTKSQADWR